In Festucalex cinctus isolate MCC-2025b chromosome 5, RoL_Fcin_1.0, whole genome shotgun sequence, a single genomic region encodes these proteins:
- the fgf17 gene encoding fibroblast growth factor 17 — MYGINQCCIYISFQFLMLWSHSKGENHPSPNFNQYVRTQGTVTDQVSRRQVRNYQLYSRTSGKHVQIQGKRISATAEDGNIYARLFVETDTFGSRVRIKGAESGRYLCMNRKGKLVGKPSGCSRDCIFTEIVLENNYTAFQNAKYESWYVAFTRKGRPIKASKTRENQREVHFIKRLHTGSPPFPNANQSKRFKFIRFPATPRAKRNKK, encoded by the exons ATGTATGGAATAAACCAGTGCTGTATTTACAT atcaTTTCAATTCTTAATGCTTTGGAGTCATTCTAAG GGGGAGAATCACCCATCTCCTAATTTTAACCAGTATGTGAGGACACAGGGCACAGTGACTGACCAAGTCAGCCGCAGACAGGTCAGGAATTACCAGCTCTACAGTCGCACCAGTGGAAAACACGTCCAGATTCAGGGCAAAAGGATCAGCGCCACAGCCGAGGATGGAAATATTTATG cTCGTCTCTTTGTTGAAACAGATACTTTTGGCAGCCGTGTCAGGATAAAAGGTGCAGAAAGTGGACGTTACCTGTGCATGAACCGGAAGGGAAAACTTGTTGGCAAG CCTAGTGGTTGTAGCAGGGATTGTATCTTCACAGAGATAGTACTGGAGAACAATTACACAGCTTTTCAAAATGCCAAGTATGAGAGCTGGTATGTTGCGTTCACAAGAAAAGGGAGGCCCATCAAAGCTTCCAAAACAAGAGAGAACCAGAGAGAAGTCCATTTTATCAAACGGCTACACACAGGTTCACCTCCCTTTCCCAATGCAAACCAAAGCAAACGTTTCAAGTTCATTCGTTTTCCAGCCACACCTCGAGCAAAAAGGAACAAGAAATAA